Proteins found in one Camelus bactrianus isolate YW-2024 breed Bactrian camel chromosome X, ASM4877302v1, whole genome shotgun sequence genomic segment:
- the HCFC1 gene encoding host cell factor 1 isoform X7, producing the protein MASAVSPANSPAVLLQPRWKRVVGWSGPVPRPRHGHRAVAIKELIVVFGGGNEGIVDELHVYNTATNQWFIPAVRGDIPPGCAAYGFVCDGTRLLVFGGMVEYGKYSNDLYELQASRWEWKRLKAKTPKNGPPPCPRLGHSFSLVGNKCYLFGGLANDSEDPKNNIPRYLNDLYILELRPGSGVVAWDIPITYGVLPPPRESHTAVVYTEKDNKKSKLVIYGGMSGCRLGDLWTLDIETLTWNKPSLSGVAPLPRSLHSATTIGNKMYVFGGWVPLVMDDVKVATHEKEWKCTNTLACLNLDTMAWETILMDTLEDNIPRARAGHCAVAINTRLYIWSGRDGYRKAWNNQVCCKDLWYLETEKPPPPARVQLVRANTNSLEAATAPPTTTTIQVLPTVPGSSISVPTAARTQGVPAVLKVTGPQATTGTPLVTMRPASQAGKAPVTVTSLPAGVRMVVPTQSAQGTVIGSSPQMSGMAALAAAAAATQKIPPSSAPTVLSVPAGTTIVKTVAVTPGTTTLPATVKVASSPVMVSNPATRMLKTAAAQVGTSVSSAANTSTRPIITVHKSGTVTVAQQAQVVTTVVGGVTKTITLVKSPISVPGGSALISNLGKVMSVVQTKPVQTSAVTGQASTGPVTQIIQTKGPLPAGTILKLVTSADGKPTTIITTTQASGAGTKPTILGISSVSPSTTKPGTTTIIKTIPMSAIITQAGATGVTSSPGIKSPITIITTKVMTSGTGAPAKIITAVPKIATGHGQQGVTQVVLKGAPGQPGTILRTVPMGGVRLVTPVTVSAVKPAVTTLVVKGTTGVTTLGTVTGTVSTSLAGAGGHSTSASLATPITTLGTIATLSSQVINPTAITVSAAQTTLTAAGGLTTPTITMQPVSQPTQVTLITAPSGVEAQPVHDLPVSILASPTTEQPTATVTIADSGQGDVQPGTVTLVCSNPPCETHETGTTNTATTTVVANLGGHPQPTQVQFVCDRQEAAASLVTSTVGQQNGSVVRVCSNPPCETHETGTTNTATTATSNMAVQHSCSNPPCETHETGTTSTATTAMSSIGAGQRRDARLACAASTVPTVVRVSVAAGVSEGAQSLVKAACQTRQTSATSTTMTVLATGAPCPASPLLRPSLALEAGGHGTTLVQLGPASARVRPSGQDSHVTGLGQLVPVGRQLEAHHTHTTNSPATARSTVGAGEPGEARGTPTLVYEGAPSATVTATALGALLCPSATVTQVCSNPPCETHETGTTNTATTSNAGSAQRVCSNPPCETHETGTTHTPTTATSSGGAGQPEGGQQPPASRPCETHQTTSTGTTMSVSVGAMLPDATPSHRTLESSLEVVAPPAVTPQVGAALLAPFPTQRVCSNPPCETHETGTTHTATTVTSNMSSNQDPPPPASDQGEVESTQGDSVNMSSSGPITTTVSSTLTRAVTTVTQSTPVPGPSVPKISSVTETAPGALTTEVPIPATITVTIANTETSDMPFSAVDILQPPEELQASPGPRQQLPPRQLLQPAPAPLVGASAEVLPASQAPELQAAVDLSSTGDPSSGQEPASSAVVATVVVQPPPPTQSEVDQLSLPQELMAEAQAGTTTLMVTGLTPEELAVTAAAEAAAQAAATEEAQALAIQAVLQAAQQAVMAGTGEPMDTSEAAATVTQAELSHLSAEGQEGQATTIPIVLTQQELAALVQQQQLQEAQAQQQQHHLPTEALAPADSLNDPAIESNCLNELAGAVPSTVALLPSTATESLAPSNTFVAPQPVVVASPAKLQAAATLTEVANGIESLGVKPDLPPPPSKAPVKKENQWFDVGVIKGTNVMVTHYFLPPDDAVQSDDDSGTVPDYNQLKKQELQPGTAYKFRVAGINACGRGPFSEISAFKTCLPGFPGAPCAIKISKSPDGAHLTWEPPSVTSGKIIEYSVYLAIQSSQAGGEPKSAPPAQLAFMRVYCGPSPSCLVQSSSLSNAHIDYTTKPAIIFRIAARNEKGYGPATQVRWLQETSKDSSGAKPASKRPMSSPEMKSAPKKSKADGQ; encoded by the exons ATGGCTTCGGCCGTGTCACCCGCCAACTCGCCAGCGGTGCTCCTGCAGCCCCGCTGGAAGCGAGTGGTGGGCTGGTCGGGTCCAGTGCCCCGGCCCCGCCACGGCCACCGCGCCGTGGCCATCAAGGAGCTCATCGTGGTGTTTGGCGGCGGCAACGAGGGGATAGTGGACGAACTGCACGTGTACAACACGG CAACCAACCAGTGGTTCATCCCAGCCGTGAGAGGGGACATCCCTCCTGGATGTGCAGCCTATGGCTTTGTGTGCGACGGGACTCGGCTGCTGGTGTTTGGAGGGATGGTGGAGTATGGGAAGTACAGCAACGACCTCTATGAGCTCCAG GCAAGCCGGTGGGAGTGGAAGAGACTCAAAGCAAAGACGCCCAAAAACGGGCCCCCTCCATGTCCTCGGCTCGGGCACAGCTTCTCCCTTGTGGGCAACAAATGCTACCTGTTTGGGGGTCTGGCCAATGATAGCGAGGACCCTAAGAACAACATTCCGAG GTACCTGAACGACTTATACATCCTGGAATTGCGGCCAGGCTCTGGCGTGGTAGCCTGGGACATTCCTATCACTTACGGCgtcctccccccgccccgggaGTCCCACACCGCTGTGGTATACACCGAGAAAGACAATAAGAAGTCCAAGCTGGTGATCTACGGGGGGATGAGTGGCTGCCGGCTGGGGGACCTCTGGACCTTGGATATTG AGACTCTGACGTGGAATAAGCCCAGTCTCAGTGGCGTGGCACCTCTTCCCCGAAGCCTTCACTCGGCCACGACCATAGGAAACAA AATGTACGTGTTTGGTGGCTGGGTGCCTCTCGTCATGGATGACGTCAAAGTGGCCACACACGAGAAGGAGTGGAAGTGTACCAACACACTGGCTTGTCTCAACCTGG ATACTATGGCCTGGGAGACCATCCTGATGGACACACTGGAGGACAACATTCCCCGGGCCCGAGCTGGCCACTGCGCCGTAGCAATCAACACTCGCCTGTACATTTGGAGTGGGCGCGACGGCTACCGAAAGGCCTGGAACAACCAGGTCTGCTGCAAGGACCTCTGGTACCTGGAAACAG AAAAGCCACCACCCCCGGCCCGGGTACAGCTGGTGCGAGCCAACACCAACTCCCTGGAG GCTGCCACCGCGCCCccgaccaccaccaccatccaggTCTTGCCGACGGTGCCTGGCAGCTCGATTTCCGTGCCCACTGCGGCCAGGACACAAG GTGTCCCTGCTGTTCTCAAAGTGACTGGTCCTCAGGCTACGACAGGAACCCCGTTGGTCACCATGCGACCTGCCAGCCAGGCTGGGAAAGCCCCCGTCACCGTGACCTCCCTTCCTGCAGGCGTGCGAATGGTGGTGCCTACGCAAAGCGCCCAGGGGACG GTCATTGGCAGCAGCCCGCAGATGAGTGGCATGGCTGCCCTGGCGGCTGCTGCCGCCGCCACCCAGAAGATCCCTCCTTCCTCGGCACCCACAGTACTGAGTGTCCCAGCGGGCACCACCATTGTCAAAACCGTGGCTGTGACACCTGGCACTACCACCCTCCCGGCCACTGTGAAGGTGGCCTCCTCGCCGGTCATG GTGAGCAACCCAGCCACACGCATGCTGAAGACCGCAGCCGCCCAGGTGGGGACGTCTGTCTCCTCTGCTGCCAACACTTCCACCCGCCCCATCATCACGGTGCACAAGTCAGGGACTGTGACGGTGGCCCAGCAAGCCCAGGTGGTAACCACAGTTGTGGGTGGGGTCACCAAGACCATCACCCTGGTGAAGAGCCCCATCTCCGTCCCAGGAGGCAGTGCTCTG aTTTCTAATCTGGGCAAAGTGATGTCAGTGGTCCAGACCAAACCAGTTCAGACTTCAGCAGTCACGGGCCAGGCATCTACAGGCCCAGTGACTCAGATCATCCAG ACCAAAGGGCCTTTGCCAGCTGGGACCATCCTGAAGCTGGTGACCTCAGCAGACGGCAAgcccaccaccatcatcactacaACGCAGGCCAGTGGGGCAGGGACTAAGCCCACCATCCTGGGCATCAGCAGCGTGTCCCCCAGCACCACCAAGCCCGGCACGACCACAATTATTAAGACCATCCCCATGTCAGCCATCATCACGCAGGCGGGCGCCACAG GTGTGACCAGCAGTCCTGGCATCAAGTCCCccatcaccattatcaccacCAAGGTTATGACTTCTGGGACCGGAGCACCCGCCAAAATCATCACTGCTGTTCCCAAAATTGCCACCGGCCACGGGCAGCAAGGAGTGACCCAG GTGGTGCTAAAGGGGGCTCCCGGACAACCAGGCACTATCCTCCGCACCGTGCCCATGGGGGGCGTTCGCCTGGTCACCCCCGTCACTGTCTCTGCTGTCAAACCTGCTGTCACCACGTTGGTTGTGAAGGGCACCACAG GTGTCACGACCCTCGGCACAGTGACCGGAACCGTCTCCACCAGCCTCGCTGGAGCGGGGGGCCACAGCACCAGCGCCTCCCTGGCCACACCCATCACCACCTTGGGCACCATCGCCACTCTCTCAAGCCAGGTGATCAATCCCACTGCCATCACTGTGTCGGCGGCACAGACCACACTGACGGCAGCCGGCGGGCTCACCACCCCCACCATCACCATGCAG CCCGTCTCCCAGCCTACCCAGGTGACTCTGATCACGGCGCCCAGTGGGGTCGAGGCCCAGCCTGTGCACGACCTCCCTGTGTCCATTCTGGCCTCACCTACAACAGAACAGCCCACGGCTACAGTCACCATCGCCGACTCAGGCCAGGGTGACGTGCAGCCCGGCACCGTGACACTGGTGTGCTCCAACCCGCCCTGTGAGACTCACGAGACGGGCACCACCAACACGGCCACCACCACCGTCGTGGCTAATCTGGGGGGgcacccccagcccacccaggTGCAATTCGTCTGTGACAGACAGGAGGCAGCTGCTTCTCTCGTGACCTCAACAGTGGGGCAGCAGAATGGCAGCGTGGTTCGCGTCTGCTCCAACCCGCCGTGCGAGACCCACGAGACAGGCACCACCAACACGGCCACCACTGCCACCTCCAACATGGCTGTGCAGCACAGTTGCTCCAACCCGCCGTGCGAGACCCACGAGACGGGCACCACCAGCACGGCCACCACCGCCATGTCAAGCATTGGTGCTGGCCAGCGGCGGGATGCCCGGCTTGCCTGTGCAGCCAGCACAGTCCCCACCGTGGTCCGGGTCAGCGTGGCTGCTGGGGTGTCAGAGGGAGCCCAGAGTTTGGTCAAGGCCGCGTGCCAAACCCGCCAGACCAGTGCAACCAGCACCACCATGACTGTGCTGGCCACTGGGGCCCCATGCCCAGCCAGCCCGCTCCTCAGACCGAGCCTGGcgctggaggctggaggccacGGCACCACGCTCGTGCAGCTGGGCCCTGCGAGTGCCCGTGTCAGGCCCAGCGGCCAGGACAGCCATGTCACCGGCCTGGGCCAGCTGGTGCCCGTGGGGCGCCAGCTGGAGGCGCATCACACCCACACAACCAACAGCCCCGCCACCGCCCGCTCTACCGTGGGTGCCGGCGAGCCCGGCGAGGCGCGGGGGACCCCCACGCTTGTGTACGAGGGCGCACCCAGCGCCACTGTGACTGCAACAGCCCTGGGGGCGCTGCTGTGCCCCTCTGCCACCGTGACCCAAGTCTGCTCCAACCCGCCGTGCGAGACCCACGAGACAGGCACCACCAACACGGCCACTACCTCGAACGCAGGCAGCGCCCAGAGGGTCTGCTCCAACCCACCGTGCGAAACCCACGAGACAGGCACCACCCATACACCCACCACCGCCACCTCCAGTGGGGGTGCGGGCCAGCCAGAGGGTGGGCAGCAGCCCCCTGCCAGTCGCCCCTGTGAGACTCACCAGACCACTTCCACCGGTACTACCATGTCAGTCAGTGTGGGTGCCATGCTCCCTGACGCCACCCCCTCCCACAGGACCCTAGAGTCCAGCTTGGAGGTGGTGGCACCACCCGCTGTCACCCCCCAGGTTGGTGCCGCATTGCTGGCTCCATTCCCGACACAGAGGGTGTGCTCCAACCCTCCTTGTGAGACACACGAGACAGGCACCACGCACACGGCCACCACCGTCACCTCCAACATGAGCTCAAACCAAG ATCCCCCACCGCCTGCCAGCGACCAGGGAGAGGTGGAGAGCACCCAGGGTGATAGTGTGAACATGTCCAGTTCTGGTCCCATCACAACAACAGTGTCCTCCACGCTGACCCGAGCTGTGACCACTGTGACACAATCCACTCCGGTCCCAGGCCCTTCGGTGCCG AAGATCTCATCAGTGACTGAGACTGCCCCAGGGGCTCTGACCACCGAAGTCCCCATCCCGGCCACGATAACAGTGACCATAGCCAACACAGAAACTTCTGACATGCCCTTCTCTGCTGTTGACATCCTGCAGCCCCCAGAGGAGCTCCAGGCCTCGCCAGGGCCTCGCCAGCAGCTTCCGCCGCGGCAACTCCTGCAGCCCGCCCCCGCGCCTCTGGTGGGGGCGTCCGCCGAGGTCCTGCCCGCCTCTCAGGCCCCTGAGCTCCAGGCCGCCGTGGATCTGAGCAGTACAGGGGACCCGTCTTCAGGCCAGGAGCCTGCCAGCTCAGCCGTGGTGGCTACTGTGGTAGtccagccacccccacccacacagtCGGAAGTAGACCAGTTGTCACTTCCCCAAGAGCTGATGGCCGAGGCCCAGGCGGGCACCACCACCCTCATGGTGACAGGGCTCACCCCTGAGGAGTTGGCGGTGACGGCTGCTGCCGAAGCAGCTGCCCAGGCTGCAGCCACGGAGGAAGCCCAGGCCCTGGCCATCCAGGCGGTGCTCCAGGCCGCACAGCAGGCCGTTATGG CAGGCACCGGGGAGCCCATGGACACATCTGAGGCAGCGGCCACGGTGACACAGGCCGAGCTGAGCCACCTGTCGGCTGAGGGCCAGGAGGGCCAGGCCACCACCATCCCCATCGTGCTGACGCAGCAGGAACTGGCCGCCCtggtgcagcagcagcagctccaggAGGCTCaagcccagcagcagcagcaccacctcCCCACTGAGGCCCTGGCCCCTGCCGACAGCCTCAACGACCCGGCCATCGAGAGCAACTGCCTCAACGAGCTGGCCGGGGCTGTCCCCAGCACCGTGGCCCTGCTGCCCTCCACGGCCACGGAGA GCCTGGCTCCGTCCAACACGTTTGTGGCCCCCCAGCCAGTTGTGGTCGCCAGCCCCGCGAAGCTGCAGGCCGCGGCTACCCTGACCGAAGTGGCCAATGGCATCGAGTCCTTGGGCGTA AAGCCAGACCTACCGCCTCCACCCAGCAAAGCCCCTGTGAAAAAGGAGAACCAGTGGTTTGACGTGGGGGTCATTAAGGGCACCAATGTCATGGTGACACACTATTTTCTGCCACCAGATGATGCAGTCCAGTCTGAT GATGATTCGGGCACCGTCCCCGACTATAACCAGCTGAAGAAGCAGGAGTTGCAGCCGGGCACTGCCTATAAGTTCCGTGTCGCTGGGATCAATGCCTGTGGCCGGGGGCCCTTCAGTGAGATCTCAGCGTTTAAGACGTGTTTGCCTGGCTTCCCAGGGGCCCCCTGTGCCATTAAAATCAGCAAA